The segment AGCTTGGCAGATCTCGGAGCGAAACGACGTAAACCTCGTCTTGGATACGGTTGAACAGTGGACACGGAAAAGAGACGTGTCTGAGGCCGTGCTCCATTCGGACCAAGGCTTTCAGTACACGTCTCAGGCGTACAACACACGATTAGAGGCATTCAGCGTCAAGGGCAGCCACTCTCGCAAAGCAACCTGCCTGGATAACGCCTGCATCGAATCCTTCTTTTCGCATCTGAAGACAGAAAAGTTGTACCTTCACCAGTGTAAGTCAGAAGCAGAGATTCATCAAGCCGTTGAGGAGTATATCTACTTTTACAATTACCAACGTTTTCAGGCGAAACTGAAACAGCGCGCGCCGATTGAGTATCGACACGCGCTGGCTGCTTAGCTTTTTTCATCTGTCTACTTGACAGGGGTATGACCAACTTGATGGTCTATATTTTAAAAACAATTGAAAACCATTCGGGATATTGGCCCGTTTAATCAACTTTATATACAGTTTGATATGTTCTGTATAAAAATTGAATGCAAAATCCACTCTTTTGAAACAATAAGTATCTAACAGATGTAATTTGAATTTAAACTGTCGGTTACGCCTCTTACTTTCAAATTTCTTTTTTATTGGAGTAAAAGCCTTCTTGAAGGCAGTATAAATGGATTTCGAATGCTCCATTGTAGCCAATTGTAGGTAGTCGTTTACATCAAACAGCCTCATGGGATTCATAATAATCTCCAGTGCCTTATAACTAATACCTTCCTCATATTCCAGGCTTCTTAGAATTAATTTTATTCCTGCCTCTTCCCGAAGTAAGTGGCAATGATAAGTACCGTCCTTCTCTTGGTAAAACTTTGTGTGGTTGATTCTTGATAATTCTTGCAGAACTTTAAATAACGCTGAATAAAAATGATAATCCAATTTACAGAACATATGAACAGTATGATGCATAACAAAAAACCTCCATTCATTGAATTTAGGTTCTTGTTACGCGCATTTTTAAAATTAATACAACTATATTTACAATCAGAAAATAGCGGTTGTAACAACTATTGATAATCAGATAAATAATAAAAGATAATATATACGTATAAGAACGCGACTACTCTCTGTTCATGAATCTTTGCTATTTTCATAAAGACTATTTTTTAACCTTTTCAGTTCTCGTTTATTTATCTTGTGTTCTCTTTTCTCTTCCTCAACACGATTGTTCCTCTCATGATCCAATGCATATTCTTCAAGCAAGGTATTAAGAGTACTTTCTTTATTGATTTCTACAATTTCCTCAATCAGATCAGGAAATTTTTCAGTATTAAATTGAATGGCACGCCCACTCAGTCCTGTTACTGGTTTTGTCACTTTATCATTCGATCTGTATATTAAATTTGCTTCCCTCAACAGCTTGCCAAGCTTTATAATACCTATAAAGTCTGATCTTTCGGTTTGGAACAGAATATAATCAACAACCTTATCATACACAGACTGCCATACCAAACTTAACGTTTTTTTATTTCTATCAACGATCCCTAATAATTCGCCTTGTTCCATATAAGGGATATCATTCACGGTAACAGTGATTTCCTTCTGAATAATTAAGGCTTTAAGGGCATCTAGAAATGTTTGAACGTCCTGGTTTAATGTTGAAACAGCTTGCTGTTTTAACAATTCACAAAATATGTTTTTCGCCTTCTCACCATAAATAGCATTTTCTTCAGGCGTTATATAGCCCTTCTCTAAACCATATGCCAAGTAAAAATTAAATGAAACCGTCAGATGAGCAAAACTATCTTTTTGTCTGCTATGCACATTCGGCTCTATTGAGTAGTAATTTCGGTAGTATTCAAAATCTCTACGGTAACTTTCAATGAAATGAGAATTCAACTTCTCACTCATCCACTTCAAATAACTAACCACACTTGTTGGCAAAAAGCTACCTTCTTTAAAGCGGTTAAATCTTTCTACCTTCAATGGATCATATGTTGAAGTTTGCTTCTTATCGAATAAATTGTCCATTTGAACACGTACAACTCTTCCTGCAGTTGATGCTATATCAGCATTGCCCATGGTAATGAATTTTTCGCCAGTAAAAAGCACCATACCTTCAGGACGAACTGTAAAATTTGAACTCGTTTCCCTATCACCTATATCTCTAATTAGTTTTTCTATTTTTTCATTTGTTAAATCAGCAATCCTTTTTGTTTTTGAAGTCCCGTAATCATCGTAGATCGAAACACAGTCTCTATTCATAATATTTTTGGTTAAGTCTTTCTTATGATCATATACATGAACAAGCTTGAGACTCTCAAAGATTTGAGTAAACATCTTAGATAAACTCGTCTTGCCCATCCCCGATTTCCCTTCAATCCACATACTGAATTTAGGAGCTATATCGTTTTGGATTAACGGTGATGTTATTACTGAAACCAATACTAGTGAAAAAAGAGCGTGCGTTAGCTTCGGTTCACAAATATTCAGCATGTCCAAGCTTCCTAAAAACGCTTCTTTTGATGTAATTTCCTCATCAATCTTTAAATTTGATTCCGTTTCTTTTAACCGTATATTCTTATCCGTTTCACCAATTGTTCCTCCACTATGTACATAAACCCATTTCTCACCTATGTAATGCCAACCTGATCTTTCAACATCAAATACATCAATCAATTCTTTACTTTGAGATCTTAAGATGAATTTCTTAAATAACTGATATCCCTTGGTTCCGCTCATATTAAACATACCTAATGGGATCTGATTGCTCAACCAGCTCTTAGTTGCTATGTCCTTATTCAGTACTTCTATTTCAGGCAAAATTGTAGTTTTTTGACCATCAAATATCAGTCCCGTAAAAAGATACGAGCCTATTTTCCCATCTACATTTTTGACCGTCCCCTTTGGAATAAGACTAAAGTTTGCTATCGCCTTCAGCTTCTTACTTTGGATAATGCAAAATTCCCCGTTTTCATTTAAATCAAATTCATTATCAGAATATTTGCTTTTAAATTCCTCTATTAATTCCTTTACAGAAAGATCGTCCAGTTCTCTCTTCATACACAAAACCCCTTTTCATTTAAAAAGTGATAGTGTGATGAATTTTCTTCAATATCCATCACACTATCACACTTTTTCATTCAATAACTCTAATTCCACCTTTATTTTGTGTTTTAAAAATTGTCTTAGTAAGAAATAATTTTCCCTCATACATTGAAATAATCGAATAAGATTTACCTCTGCATAATTGGGATTTTGGATAAACATATTTTCACTATAACTTGATATGTTTTTGAAGTCCATGACATACAGACAATAACCGAGAAAGGTGCAGAACAACAACGAAAGGCATGAACAAATAACATAAGGTACGGGATAACGGTTTCAGAACCGTAGTGTCGAAACTGACAAATATATATTATTACCACGAACAGGAGTTGATTGCATTGATGCTACAAGATTATCCAGAAGTTATTACAGTTGAAGAGCTTTTAGACATATTGTTAATTGGCAGAAACTCTGCCTACAGACTACTGAAATCTGGCGAAATTAGGTCGATAAAAATTGGACATACGTACAGAATTCCTATACTAAGTGTTAAAGAATTTATTCTAAGCAAAGCAAGTCTAGACCTATCGAAATACATGTAATCAAATAGCAGTTTCGCAGGCAGGGGCAATCACGCTCCTGTCTTTTTCATATTCAATAAAATCATTGGAGGTCGAAGCACATGAAAGGCAGCTTACGTAAACGCAATCAATACTGGTACATCATTGTCGAAACAAAAGACGAATCCGGGAAACGGAAGCAAAAGTGGATTAATACCAAATGCGAGAAGAAATCAGATGCAGAAAAGTTTCTACGAGAAACTCTTACGAAGATGGACAATAACAGTTTTGTCCTTCCACAGCGAAAACTCAAATTCACTGAATTTATGCTAGATTGGCTTAATAATGTTATTAAAAACGAGGTCGAGGAAACGACTTGGGAGGGTTATGAGATGATTGTAACAAAGCATATCATCCCATATTTCATGAGTAAGAATGATATACCCCTACAAGAATTACAACCCATGCATCTGCAAAAATATTATGAGACAAAGTATCAAGATGATC is part of the Paenibacillus sp. FSL M7-0420 genome and harbors:
- a CDS encoding helix-turn-helix domain-containing protein; the encoded protein is MLQDYPEVITVEELLDILLIGRNSAYRLLKSGEIRSIKIGHTYRIPILSVKEFILSKASLDLSKYM